A stretch of the Acidisarcina sp. genome encodes the following:
- a CDS encoding DUF2255 family protein: protein MTTWSEDDLHKIAETDDLHISPFREDGVTYGTPTWIWSVAVDGDLYVRGYNGKNSRWYQAAVRQKAGRITAAGMTKEVAFELADEAINDQIDDAYRAKYKGSPYLKPMIATRARTATVKIMPR, encoded by the coding sequence ATGACCACTTGGTCGGAAGATGACCTACATAAGATCGCTGAGACCGACGATCTGCACATCTCACCGTTCCGTGAGGACGGGGTGACGTACGGAACACCCACTTGGATTTGGTCTGTCGCGGTCGACGGGGACCTTTATGTGCGCGGCTACAACGGGAAGAATTCTCGCTGGTATCAGGCGGCTGTTCGGCAGAAGGCGGGGCGGATCACTGCCGCCGGCATGACGAAGGAGGTCGCCTTCGAGCTCGCGGACGAAGCAATCAACGACCAGATCGACGATGCCTATCGTGCGAAGTACAAAGGAAGCCCATACCTAAAGCCGATGATCGCCACACGAGCCCGCACCGCCACCGTCAAGATCATGCCGCGCTAG